From the genome of Actinomycetota bacterium, one region includes:
- a CDS encoding ribonuclease HII, translating into MPGRTSRRAPARRPTARRRSPKPDPQPRLEAILSRQGYRYVAGVDEVGRGALAGPLVAAAVLLDTADLPDGVCDSKVLTASEREACAVEVLSVAVAVSYAVVDACDIDDEGLHVTNLQALVRAVRSLRPEPEYVISDCFPLAGAGLPHVGLPKADALSAAVGAASIVAKVARDAYMSELDREHPGYGFARHKGYGTAEHWTAIRSLGPSPVHRRSFRGVGSYQPSFLDV; encoded by the coding sequence ATGCCCGGACGCACGTCCCGCCGTGCCCCGGCCCGCAGGCCAACCGCCCGCCGCAGATCGCCCAAGCCGGACCCCCAGCCCCGGCTCGAAGCCATCCTCTCCCGCCAGGGCTACCGGTACGTGGCCGGGGTGGACGAGGTGGGCCGGGGGGCGCTGGCCGGACCCCTCGTGGCCGCTGCGGTCCTCCTCGACACGGCCGACCTCCCGGACGGCGTCTGCGACTCGAAGGTCCTGACCGCATCCGAGCGGGAGGCCTGTGCGGTCGAGGTGCTGTCCGTGGCGGTCGCAGTGTCGTACGCGGTGGTCGACGCATGCGATATCGACGACGAGGGTCTGCACGTCACGAACCTGCAGGCGCTGGTCCGGGCCGTGCGGTCCCTGCGACCGGAGCCGGAGTACGTGATCAGCGACTGCTTCCCGCTCGCGGGAGCCGGGCTCCCGCACGTCGGGCTCCCGAAGGCGGACGCGCTCTCCGCGGCCGTGGGAGCGGCGTCCATCGTCGCCAAGGTGGCCCGGGACGCGTACATGTCCGAGCTGGACCGAGAGCACCCCGGATACGGGTTCGCCCGGCACAAGGGGTACGGGACGGCGGAGCACTGGACGGCGATCCGGTCCCTCGGTCCGTCCCCCGTTCACCGCCGCTCCTTCCGCGGCGTCGGGTCCTACCAGCCGTCCTTCCTCGACGTCTGA
- the lepB gene encoding signal peptidase I, which produces MARQVMTPVEETQPGGKRGVVSFFKELPVLVALALGIALVIKAFLIQAFFIPSASMEPTLEIRDRVLVNKLTYRFHEPERGDVIVFHEPAGDPCARAVPQEMLPEECRRNAVQKTRDWFAELFGIPTGDIANKDYIKRIVALPGETFEMREGVIYINGEKTDFPSSKDEGPQLDKTDWTPVTIEPDHYFVMGDNRGNSSDSRVFGPIHRDKVVGKAFVIIWPPTRFSGL; this is translated from the coding sequence GTGGCGCGACAGGTCATGACCCCCGTGGAGGAGACGCAGCCGGGGGGCAAGCGCGGGGTCGTTTCCTTCTTCAAGGAGCTGCCGGTCCTGGTCGCCCTCGCGCTGGGGATCGCCCTGGTCATCAAGGCGTTCCTGATCCAGGCCTTCTTCATCCCCTCCGCGTCGATGGAGCCCACGCTCGAGATCCGCGACCGGGTTCTGGTCAACAAGCTGACGTACCGGTTCCACGAGCCCGAGCGGGGCGACGTGATCGTCTTCCACGAGCCGGCCGGCGACCCGTGCGCGCGAGCGGTTCCGCAGGAGATGCTCCCCGAGGAGTGCCGGCGCAACGCGGTCCAGAAGACCCGCGACTGGTTCGCGGAGCTGTTCGGGATACCCACCGGCGATATCGCCAACAAGGACTACATCAAGAGGATCGTCGCTCTGCCCGGGGAGACGTTCGAGATGCGCGAAGGCGTCATCTACATCAACGGCGAGAAGACGGACTTCCCATCCAGCAAGGACGAGGGTCCCCAGCTCGACAAGACCGACTGGACCCCCGTGACGATCGAGCCGGATCACTACTTCGTGATGGGTGACAACAGGGGCAACTCGTCCGACTCGCGGGTCTTCGGACCCATCCACCGCGACAAGGTCGTCGGCAAGGCGTTCGTGATCATCTGGCCCCCGACCAGGTTCTCGGGCCTGTAG